Proteins encoded by one window of Nasonia vitripennis strain AsymCx chromosome 5, Nvit_psr_1.1, whole genome shotgun sequence:
- the LOC100119758 gene encoding 28S ribosomal protein S2, mitochondrial — protein MAAAVARVFRNKLLGKEGLLRCANSVQGLKLSTQTQPNIQPEESTEVRLSPLQHPDYFQVHKLFTVKDLFDARVHYGHKEGTLDEHMRPFIYGSRMGHLIFDLDHTAELLREALNFTAHIAYNQGIILFLCRNPQNTHLVEKTAKECGEFAHTRRWRGGIFTNSTKEFGAVTRLPDLCIFLSTLNTVMLEHRAVSNAAKMLIPTVGIVDSNCNPNLITYPVPGNDDTPCAVELYCKLFKQAILLGKEARVRDKTET, from the exons TGCGAGAGTGTTTAGAAATAAAC TGCTGGGGAAGGAGGGCCTGCTGAGATGTGCCAACTCCGTGCAGGGCTTGAAACTTTCCACGCAAACACAACCTAACATTCAGCCGGAAG AATCAACGGAGGTAAGGCTGAGCCCTCTGCAGCATCCGGACTACTTTCAAGTGCACAAGTTGTTCACCGTCAAAGACTTGTTCGATGCCAGAGTGCACTATGGACACAAAGAGGGAACGCTGGATGAGCACATGAGACCCTTCATCTATGGATCCAGGATGGGACACTTGATATTTGATCTGGACCACACAGCCGAACTCCTCAGAGAGGCCCTGAACTTCACAGCGCATATAGCCTATAACCAAGGAATCATCTTGTTTCTCTGCAGAAATCCGCAGAACACTCATCTGGTGGAGAAGACAGCAAAGGAATGCGGAGAGTTTGCTCACACGAGGAGATGGAGAGGAGGTATATTCACCAACTCTACGAAAGAATTTGGAGCGGTCACAAGGTTACCAGATCTTTGTATATTTTTGAGCACCTTAAATACCGTCATGCTGGAGCATAGGGCTGTGAGCAACGCCGCTAAAATGCTGATACCCACAGTGGGAATTGTTGATTCTAATTGCAATCCAAATCTTATAACTTATCCCGTGCCTGGCAACGACGACACGCCGTGCGCCGTAGaactttattgtaaattattcaAGCAGGCTATTTTATTAGGTAAGGAAGCTCGAGTCAGAGATAAAACAGAAACGTAA
- the LOC100679629 gene encoding uncharacterized protein LOC100679629 isoform X2 — MTEYWLLLLALSLVGALSPVPHQTSEESLRSALNAVTRKQRSLNANAQAYYADLTPYGAAAVAGGGKLQRQQVGSSGSNAGNDEIDDNEESLAFIPNEGVGQLETIGDGYQHLNNKQFNRALMDYLQYTNDQEAPTQSMFRERERSGSHKRGGNSGTGRISDKDLARMLLEDINNDFLEDQGQLDDEDYQRTLEMIYDKYNKNQPDNNAYGDDQMLLSEIMGDEERDEEQDPRYAHIPMAERRNVNARYPLFSRDYKNYRDVYKRFPVTKRSAKAMNKKRQTTDPKIMAENLKPVDKDSGEKRDKLHQMDSKLRNMKNLMIEEAVQVGSKNNMDNQEVKEEIMSRLAAAYSLEKLRRALYELSRDAAAQREKAAQAQNNLTANHPVEGNPNEDKRNGNVIEDYQGIEEETSCPQVDIIERRCKATEALIGDFRQVLHVPCVLYHICSACDQDECLERFAVEAEKICQEEDMDDSLASKKHCVQAAMLLPRYAPSISRSALCRSDEEDACIARYQSRYQHQQQQRNYLYNNNNNNNNPYARHRSVYDLASSNKR, encoded by the exons ATGACGGAGTACTGGTTACTGCTGCTGGCTCTGAGCCTGGTCGGAGCTCTGAGCCCGGTACCGCACCAGACGAGCGAGGAGTCCCTCAGGTCGGCCCTGAACGCCGTCACCAGGAAGCAGAGGTCACTCAATGCTAACGCCCAAGCTTATTACGCCGACCTGACGCCTTACGGTGCTGCTGCCGTTGCTGGCGGCGGAAAGTTGCAGAGGCAACAGGTCGGCTCCTCCGGCAGCAATGCTGGGAACGACGAGATCGATGACAACGAGGAGAGCCTCGCTTTCATACCTAACG AGGGCGTCGGTCAGCTGGAAACCATCGGCGACGGATACCAGCATCTGAACAACAAGCAGTTCAATCGCGCCTTGATGGATTATCTGCAGTACACCAATGATCAG GAAGCGCCAACTCAATCGATGTTCCGCGAACGCGAGCGCAGCGGCAGCCACAAGAGAGGCGGAAATTCCGGAACCGGTAGAATCAGCGACAAAGACCTGGCTAGAATGCTTCTGGAGGACATCAACAACGACTTCCTCGAAGACCAGGGCCAGCTCGACGACGAGGACTACCAGAGGACCCTCGAGATGATCTACGACAAGTACAACAAGAACCAGCCGGATAACAATGCTTACGG TGACGACCAAATGCTTCTGAGCGAAATTATGGGCGATGAGGAGCGTGACGAAGAGCAAGACCCGCGATACGCTCACATCCCGATGGCCGAGCGCAGAAACGTCAACGCTAGGTATCCGCTCTTCAGTCGAGATTACAAGAACTACCGGGACGTGTACAAGCGGTTCCCCGTGACTAAGAGAAGCGCCAAGGCCATGAACAAGAAGCGACAGACCACCGATCCTAAG ATAATGGCGGAGAACCTGAAACCCGTGGACAAGGACAGCGGCGAGAAGCGCGACAAGTTGCACCAGATGGACTCGAAGCTGCGCAACATGAAGAACCTGATGATCGAGGAGGCTGTTCAGGTCGGCTCGAAGAACAACATGGATAACCAGGAGGTGAAGGAAGAAATCATGTCCCGACTCGCCGCAGCTTACTCTCTGGAAAAGCTCCGCAGAGCTTTGTACGAGCTGAGCAGAGACGCCGCTGCGCAGAGGGAGAAGGCCGCACAGGCGCAGAACAACCTGACGGCTAATCATCCGGTCGAGGGAAATCCTAATGAAGACAAGCGAAACGGGAACGTCATTGAAGACTATCAGG GTATCGAAGAGGAGACCAGCTGTCCTCAGGTCGACATAATCGAGAGGCGCTGCAAGGCCACCGAGGCTCTGATCGGAGACTTCAGACAGGTTCTCCATGTGCCCTGCGTCCTCTACCACATTTGCAGTGCCTGC GACCAAGACGAGTGCTTGGAGAGGTTTGCCGTTGAGGCCGAGAAGATCTGCCAAGAGGAGGACATGGACGACAGTCTGGCATCGAAGAAGCATTGCGTACAAGCCGCGATGCTGCTGCCTCGCTACGCCCCATCGATCTCTAGGTCTGCCCTGTGCCGTTCCGACGAGGAAGATGCCTGCATTGCCCGCTACCAGAGCCGTTACCAAcaccagcagcaacagcgcaACTACCtctacaacaacaacaacaacaacaataatccCTACGCGCGTCATCGCTCTGTCTACGATCTCGCCTCCTCTAATAAGCGATAA
- the LOC100119786 gene encoding dehydrogenase/reductase SDR family member 7: MVVVIFAFIGVCLLLYYLFYLGFVCFLDCDIKLFFYDKFGKSVDTLSGKVVWITGASSGIGEHLAYELAKGGCKLVLSARREAELYKVKTNCLAINPNLQDHDIHVLVFDVRAIESHQRVFDNVLSTYGRLDVLVNNAGRSQRAHWEQIDLAVDKEVFDLNTFSVVHLTRLAVKQFLHQGGGHVAVTSSLAGILGAPFSASYTGSKHAIHGYFDSLRMEKLTSNIKVTIVCPGPIQTDFLAESFTENVGEKYGQQTEIASNKLSAQRCAKLFASALANKLDEVWIGQASSLQLTYAVKYYPNVASLFMPYIGTTYIQKMRDAKVTVAVEQ; encoded by the exons ATGGTCGTCGTGATATTCGCGTTCATCGGCGTCTGCCTGTTGCTTTACTATCTGTTCTACCTGGGGTTTGTTTGCTTCCTCGACTGCGATATCAAGCTGTTTTTCTATGATAAGTTTGGAAAGTCCGTAG ATACTCTGAGCGGCAAAGTAGTATGGATAACGGGAGCTTCCAGTGGTATCGGTGAGCATCTGGCATATGAGCTTGCCAAAGGTGGATGCAAACTAGTATTATCAGCCAGAAGAGAAGCTGAATTGTACAAAGTCAAGACTAATTGCTTAGCAA TCAATCCGAATTTGCAAGATCATGACATACACGTCCTAGTATTTGACGTCCGAGCCATTGAATCTCACCAGAGAGTATTTGATAATGTACTCTCTACATATGGAAGA TTGGATGTACTAGTCAATAATGCTGGAAGAAGTCAAAGAGCTCACTGGGAGCAAATAGATCTAGCGGTTGACAAGGAAGTCTTTGATTTGAATACTTTTTCGGTTGTGCATCTGACTAGACTAGCTGTGAAACAGTTTCTGCATCAAGGGGGTGGCCATGTAGCTGTGACCTCGAGTTTAGCTGGAATTTTAGGTGCTCCGTTTTCTGCCTCTTACACTGGATCAAAACACGCCATTCAT GGATACTTTGATTCCTTGCGTATGGAAAAACTGACTTCCAATATCAAGGTGACCATTGTTTGCCCTGGGCCTATTCAAACAGACTTCCTTGCTGAAAGTTTTACCGAAAATGTCGGAGAA AAATACGGACAACAAACCGAGATCGCGTCAAACAAATTATCCGCCCAAAGATGTGCCAAATTATTTGCATCAGCACTTGCCAACAAACTAGATGAAGTGTGGATAGGCCAAGCTAGCAGTCTTCAATTAACTTATGCAGTAAAGTACTACCCCAACGTAGCATCCTT GTTCATGCCCTACATAGGAACAACTTACATTCAGAAAATGAGGGATGCCAAAGTAACAGTGGCCGTAGAGCAGTAA
- the LOC100679597 gene encoding phospholipid scramblase 2 isoform X2 has translation MSRTDNLSNLQQFPPLTAEPPETSINAPDDGLFLPPIYTSPSIITIQPSSLREENRSPRRPVPINTLDWVSTPRSQLGVFSGTYFLSSVEQLEIQQVVDLSSLLGKSKNGAQYRVRVPRAETIFLAIEDSKECQRTFLRSSRELTLNIMDPSGETSFVIRKSLSWGCMPGFLHRVSVESTNYIGSVEQNFTVLGISFTVYDHNRTPLCFIDGPNVYSCCMSTETQFQIVSVDKSRQIASLIRHWDHALVDYSVLLTFTPDTDVKLKGLLLGAAFLLEFLFFEHRGRR, from the exons ATGTCGCGGACAGACAACCTCTCCAACCTACAGCAGTTCCCGCCTCTGACAGCAGAACCACCAG AGACGTCAATAAACGCACCGGACGATGGCCTGTTCTTGCCGCCCATATATACCAGCCCCTCGATTATCACGATCCAGCCGTCGAGTCTGCGAG AGGAGAATCGATCGCCGCGGAGGCCAGTGCCAATCAACACCTTGGACTGGGTGTCGACGCCCCGATCGCAGCTCGGCGTCTTCTCCGGGACCTACTTCCTATCGAGCGTCGAGCAGCTCGAGATTCAACAAGTTGTGGACCTCAGCTCAC TTCTAGGAAAGTCGAAAAATGGGGCACAGTACCGGGTACGAGTTCCCCGCGCGGAGACGATATTCCTGGCGATCGAGGACTCGAAAGAGTGTCAGCGCACGTTCCTGCGCTCGTCCCGCGAGCTCACCCTCAACATCATGGATCCCTCCGGCGAGACATCTTTCGTTATTAGGAAAAGCCTCAGCTGGGGCTGTATGCCTGGATTCCTTCAC AGGGTGAGCGTCGAGTCGACGAATTACATAGGCAGCGTCGAGCAGAATTTCACCGTTCTGGGGATCAGTTTTACCGTGTACGATCATAACAGGACGCCGCTGTGTTTTATCGACGGACCCAATGTTTACTCTTGCTGTATGTCCACGGAGACGCAATTTCAG attgtttccGTGGATAAAAGCCGGCAGATAGCTTCGCTTATACGTCACTGGGACCATGCCTTAGTGGATTATTCCGTGCTGCTCACTTTCACGCCAGACACCGACGTAAAGCTGAAAGGATTGCTTCTCGGAGCCGCGTTTCTTCTG GAATTCCTCTTCTTCGAACATCGGGGCCGAAGATGA
- the LOC100679629 gene encoding uncharacterized protein LOC100679629 isoform X1, whose protein sequence is MTEYWLLLLALSLVGALSPVPHQTSEESLRSALNAVTRKQRSLNANAQAYYADLTPYGAAAVAGGGKLQRQQVGSSGSNAGNDEIDDNEESLAFIPNEGVGQLETIGDGYQHLNNKQFNRALMDYLQYTNDQEAPTQSMFRERERSGSHKRGGNSGTGRISDKDLARMLLEDINNDFLEDQGQLDDEDYQRTLEMIYDKYNKNQPDNNAYGDDQMLLSEIMGDEERDEEQDPRYAHIPMAERRNVNARYPLFSRDYKNYRDVYKRFPVTKRSAKAMNKKRQTTDPKVAQDLGGLFGTQSTETVNHTHDHDHDHDHDHEHGHDHTHDHDHNHAKSDNHSEHAHDHSTESTKSNSKNVKESIAKASKTNKERPIEVKKKSVDWSEYFGIDRRKKKAVYMAKPGTQDQDDEYLLQKYYEIMAENLKPVDKDSGEKRDKLHQMDSKLRNMKNLMIEEAVQVGSKNNMDNQEVKEEIMSRLAAAYSLEKLRRALYELSRDAAAQREKAAQAQNNLTANHPVEGNPNEDKRNGNVIEDYQGIEEETSCPQVDIIERRCKATEALIGDFRQVLHVPCVLYHICSACDQDECLERFAVEAEKICQEEDMDDSLASKKHCVQAAMLLPRYAPSISRSALCRSDEEDACIARYQSRYQHQQQQRNYLYNNNNNNNNPYARHRSVYDLASSNKR, encoded by the exons ATGACGGAGTACTGGTTACTGCTGCTGGCTCTGAGCCTGGTCGGAGCTCTGAGCCCGGTACCGCACCAGACGAGCGAGGAGTCCCTCAGGTCGGCCCTGAACGCCGTCACCAGGAAGCAGAGGTCACTCAATGCTAACGCCCAAGCTTATTACGCCGACCTGACGCCTTACGGTGCTGCTGCCGTTGCTGGCGGCGGAAAGTTGCAGAGGCAACAGGTCGGCTCCTCCGGCAGCAATGCTGGGAACGACGAGATCGATGACAACGAGGAGAGCCTCGCTTTCATACCTAACG AGGGCGTCGGTCAGCTGGAAACCATCGGCGACGGATACCAGCATCTGAACAACAAGCAGTTCAATCGCGCCTTGATGGATTATCTGCAGTACACCAATGATCAG GAAGCGCCAACTCAATCGATGTTCCGCGAACGCGAGCGCAGCGGCAGCCACAAGAGAGGCGGAAATTCCGGAACCGGTAGAATCAGCGACAAAGACCTGGCTAGAATGCTTCTGGAGGACATCAACAACGACTTCCTCGAAGACCAGGGCCAGCTCGACGACGAGGACTACCAGAGGACCCTCGAGATGATCTACGACAAGTACAACAAGAACCAGCCGGATAACAATGCTTACGG TGACGACCAAATGCTTCTGAGCGAAATTATGGGCGATGAGGAGCGTGACGAAGAGCAAGACCCGCGATACGCTCACATCCCGATGGCCGAGCGCAGAAACGTCAACGCTAGGTATCCGCTCTTCAGTCGAGATTACAAGAACTACCGGGACGTGTACAAGCGGTTCCCCGTGACTAAGAGAAGCGCCAAGGCCATGAACAAGAAGCGACAGACCACCGATCCTAAG GTGGCTCAAGACTTAGGTGGCCTCTTCGGCACGCAGTCGACGGAGACGGTCAATCACACCCATGATCACGATCACGATCACGATCACGATCACGAGCACGGCCATGACCATACTCACGATCACGATCACAATCACGCCAAGAGCGATAATCACTCTGAGCACGCGCACGATCACTCCACCGAGTCAACCAAGTCCAACAGTAAGAACGTCAAAGAGAGCATAGCCAAGGCAAGCAAGACGAACAAGGAGCGACCGATCGAAGTGAAAAAGAAGAGCGTCGACTGGTCGGAGTACTTCGGTATCGATCGCAGGAAGAAGAAGGCCGTGTACATGGCCAAACCTGGAACTCAAGACCAGGACGACGAGTACCTGCTCCAGAAGTACTACGAG ATAATGGCGGAGAACCTGAAACCCGTGGACAAGGACAGCGGCGAGAAGCGCGACAAGTTGCACCAGATGGACTCGAAGCTGCGCAACATGAAGAACCTGATGATCGAGGAGGCTGTTCAGGTCGGCTCGAAGAACAACATGGATAACCAGGAGGTGAAGGAAGAAATCATGTCCCGACTCGCCGCAGCTTACTCTCTGGAAAAGCTCCGCAGAGCTTTGTACGAGCTGAGCAGAGACGCCGCTGCGCAGAGGGAGAAGGCCGCACAGGCGCAGAACAACCTGACGGCTAATCATCCGGTCGAGGGAAATCCTAATGAAGACAAGCGAAACGGGAACGTCATTGAAGACTATCAGG GTATCGAAGAGGAGACCAGCTGTCCTCAGGTCGACATAATCGAGAGGCGCTGCAAGGCCACCGAGGCTCTGATCGGAGACTTCAGACAGGTTCTCCATGTGCCCTGCGTCCTCTACCACATTTGCAGTGCCTGC GACCAAGACGAGTGCTTGGAGAGGTTTGCCGTTGAGGCCGAGAAGATCTGCCAAGAGGAGGACATGGACGACAGTCTGGCATCGAAGAAGCATTGCGTACAAGCCGCGATGCTGCTGCCTCGCTACGCCCCATCGATCTCTAGGTCTGCCCTGTGCCGTTCCGACGAGGAAGATGCCTGCATTGCCCGCTACCAGAGCCGTTACCAAcaccagcagcaacagcgcaACTACCtctacaacaacaacaacaacaacaataatccCTACGCGCGTCATCGCTCTGTCTACGATCTCGCCTCCTCTAATAAGCGATAA
- the LOC100679597 gene encoding phospholipid scramblase 1 isoform X1 has product MSRTDNLSNLQQFPPLTAEPPGLQETSINAPDDGLFLPPIYTSPSIITIQPSSLREENRSPRRPVPINTLDWVSTPRSQLGVFSGTYFLSSVEQLEIQQVVDLSSLLGKSKNGAQYRVRVPRAETIFLAIEDSKECQRTFLRSSRELTLNIMDPSGETSFVIRKSLSWGCMPGFLHRVSVESTNYIGSVEQNFTVLGISFTVYDHNRTPLCFIDGPNVYSCCMSTETQFQIVSVDKSRQIASLIRHWDHALVDYSVLLTFTPDTDVKLKGLLLGAAFLLEFLFFEHRGRR; this is encoded by the exons ATGTCGCGGACAGACAACCTCTCCAACCTACAGCAGTTCCCGCCTCTGACAGCAGAACCACCAG gCCTTCAAGAGACGTCAATAAACGCACCGGACGATGGCCTGTTCTTGCCGCCCATATATACCAGCCCCTCGATTATCACGATCCAGCCGTCGAGTCTGCGAG AGGAGAATCGATCGCCGCGGAGGCCAGTGCCAATCAACACCTTGGACTGGGTGTCGACGCCCCGATCGCAGCTCGGCGTCTTCTCCGGGACCTACTTCCTATCGAGCGTCGAGCAGCTCGAGATTCAACAAGTTGTGGACCTCAGCTCAC TTCTAGGAAAGTCGAAAAATGGGGCACAGTACCGGGTACGAGTTCCCCGCGCGGAGACGATATTCCTGGCGATCGAGGACTCGAAAGAGTGTCAGCGCACGTTCCTGCGCTCGTCCCGCGAGCTCACCCTCAACATCATGGATCCCTCCGGCGAGACATCTTTCGTTATTAGGAAAAGCCTCAGCTGGGGCTGTATGCCTGGATTCCTTCAC AGGGTGAGCGTCGAGTCGACGAATTACATAGGCAGCGTCGAGCAGAATTTCACCGTTCTGGGGATCAGTTTTACCGTGTACGATCATAACAGGACGCCGCTGTGTTTTATCGACGGACCCAATGTTTACTCTTGCTGTATGTCCACGGAGACGCAATTTCAG attgtttccGTGGATAAAAGCCGGCAGATAGCTTCGCTTATACGTCACTGGGACCATGCCTTAGTGGATTATTCCGTGCTGCTCACTTTCACGCCAGACACCGACGTAAAGCTGAAAGGATTGCTTCTCGGAGCCGCGTTTCTTCTG GAATTCCTCTTCTTCGAACATCGGGGCCGAAGATGA